From the Perognathus longimembris pacificus isolate PPM17 chromosome 9, ASM2315922v1, whole genome shotgun sequence genome, one window contains:
- the LOC125357702 gene encoding mitochondrial import inner membrane translocase subunit TIM14-like isoform X2 — MKHVEPQVKQVFQSLPKSAFCGVYYRGGFEPKMTKQGAALIPGVSPTANKGKIRDVHRRIMLLNHPGKGGSPSIAKNQ; from the coding sequence ATGAAGCATGTGGAGCCTCAAGTAAAACAAGTTTTTCAAAGTCTACCAAAATCTGCCTTCTGCGGTGTTTATTACAGAGGTGGATTTGAACCCAAAATGACAAAACAGGGAGCAGCATTAATACCAGGTGTAAGCCCTACTGCCAATAAAGGAAAGATAAGAGATGTTCATCGACGAATTATGCTCTTAAACCACCCAGGCAAAGGGGGATCTCCTTCCATAGCCAAAAATCAATGA
- the LOC125357702 gene encoding mitochondrial import inner membrane translocase subunit TIM14-like isoform X1 — protein MASTVVVVGLTIAAAGFAGRYVLQAMKHVEPQVKQVFQSLPKSAFCGVYYRGGFEPKMTKQGAALIPGVSPTANKGKIRDVHRRIMLLNHPGKGGSPSIAKNQ, from the coding sequence ATGGCCAGTACAGTGGTAGTAGTTGGGCTGACGATTGCTGCTGCAGGATTTGCAGGCCGTTATGTTTTACAAGCCATGAAGCATGTGGAGCCTCAAGTAAAACAAGTTTTTCAAAGTCTACCAAAATCTGCCTTCTGCGGTGTTTATTACAGAGGTGGATTTGAACCCAAAATGACAAAACAGGGAGCAGCATTAATACCAGGTGTAAGCCCTACTGCCAATAAAGGAAAGATAAGAGATGTTCATCGACGAATTATGCTCTTAAACCACCCAGGCAAAGGGGGATCTCCTTCCATAGCCAAAAATCAATGA